In Juglans microcarpa x Juglans regia isolate MS1-56 chromosome 7D, Jm3101_v1.0, whole genome shotgun sequence, the following are encoded in one genomic region:
- the LOC121239094 gene encoding uncharacterized protein LOC121239094 isoform X2 has translation MEYHSELKSNSGDRQHLETSGKPLLPQASQSVKLRERVNPEKPNLSYADLHHEITENAKDIPPKSSDNLQKQQNGRKATEEDELVKYMSNLPSYLERGEKLQEKVLNVGVLDWGRLEKWHHGHKQVADESSQYSQSSSSTSSSFSTDGSSAHSSRGHSRSPARPRTRHPSLHCHLMESPIEGHSQDVQALRESAGKFQDLKSAESNILSGQRKFIDQPLCNTVIKQEEYKRKDPDPKINQDSGFIPNNLNYEVASCTKLKKKIQDGEIKKRAEKVREPKSNNIDQDVSAKRETVVLLLPRDLPQKHHSGMTRFADLTALLGRRSAEASQRRFSERSNEICREVNSDIPHSCPLPFEVDSEHTHLKQPGTIDVESVNFSSNTSIPMSRSAKVGISPSRSRNFGEKKSAVIRTNKTNEPSKGSDLNINKFTDEKVRNSSPFRRLSIDLGKMSGSTSTKEGLDTQHTGSKYTSDKTVAYACSDVSNNDKPNATGKARSSPLRRILDPLLKPKAASCHHHVEPLQRESVSMDRACKNSGGRLDSSTVDSGKLKLETTVQALLRVAIKNDQPLITFAVDNGTDILAATMKKLSTSRRGDYNSIYTFFTIREVKKKNGSWMNQGGRSKGKGPNYIPNVIAQMKVSDSEFSNLIGQPCMDHFSTREFVLFSVDLKQEDQQTSDFQPNDELAAVVVKIPNCITRSSVTGSKEWLPGMGGYSSTGEHTKKLPFIGIKDLFSATVILPSGVHSIPSKGGPSSLIERWKSGGLCDCGGWDLGCKLQILTNQNHSNKKLGSSKVCSTRDKIELFCQEGVQLNQPLFSLAPFKDEIYSVEFNSSLSNLQAFSICIAVLDSKKPCELSEPTDSSEGKTLEETISMQNDRIKAPNQTEELPARYVSYPPLSPVGRV, from the exons ATGGAATATCATTCAGAGCTTAAAAGCAATTCAGGTGATCGACAACATCTAGAAACTTCTGGGAAGCCCTTACTGCCCCAAGCAAGTCAAAGTGTAAAGCTGCGAGAAAGGGTAAATCCTGAAAAGCCTAATCTATCGTATGCTGATCTTCATCATGAAATTACTGAGAATGCAAAGGACATCCCACCCAAATCTTCGGATAATCTCCAAAAACAACAGAATGGTAGGAAGGCAACCGAAGAAGATGAACTTGTGAAGTACATGTCAAATTTGCCAAGTTATctggagagaggagagaaactCCAGGAGAAAGTTTTAAATGTTGGGGTTCTTGACTGGGGGCGTCTTGAAAAATGGCACCATGGTCATAAACAGGTAGCAGATGAGAGCAGCCAGTATTCACAATCTAGTAGCagcacatcatcatcattttcgaCGGATGGTTCATCTGCTCATTCTAGCAGAGGTCATAGCCGCTCTCCTGCTCGTCCAAGGACACGACATCCTTCATTGCATTGCCATCTGATGGAATCTCCAATAGAAGGTCATTCTCAAGATGTCCAAGCCTTAAGGGAAAGTGCTGGAAAGTTTCAAGATCTTAAATCTGCAGAGAGTAACATCTTGAGTGGGCAGCGGAAGTTCATAGATCAGCCTCTTTGTAATACAGTAATCAAGCAGGAGGAGTACAAGAGAAAGGATCCAGACCCAAAGATTAATCAAGATAGTGGATTTATCCCAAACAACCTGAATTATGAGGTGGCATCATGTACAAAGTTAAAGAAAAAGATTCAGGATGGTGAAATTAAGAAGAGAGCAGAGAAGGTACGAGAACCAAAATCAAACAATATTGATCAAGATGTCTCTGCAAAACGTGAAACTGTTGTTCTCCTTCTGCCAAGGGATCTCCCCCAAAAACATCATTCCGGAATGACCCGGTTTGCCGATTTGACAGCATTGTTAGGTCGAAGATCAGCAGAAGCAAGTCAAAGGAGATTCTCTGAGAGATCTAATGAGATATGCCGTGAGGTTAATTCTGACATCCCACACTCATGCCCGCTGCCTTTTGAAGTTGACAGTGAACACACTCACTTAAAGCAGCCTGGCACCATAGATGTGGAGAGTGTCAACTTTTCATCTAATACATCCATCCCAATGTCACGTTCAGCTAAAGTAGGAATCAGTCCGTCCAGATCCAGAAACTTTGGAGAGAAAAAATCGGCTGTAATAcgaacaaacaaaacaaatgaacCTTCGAAGGGGTCGGACTTGAACATAAACAAATTTACAGATGAAAAAGTAAGAAACTCTTCACCTTTCCGCCGACTTAGCATTGATTTGGGAAAGATGAGCGGAAGTACCAGCACCAAAGAGGGTCTAGATACACAGCATACaggctcaaaatatacttcagATAAAACTGTGGCTTATGCTTGCTCAGATGTGTCAAACAATGATAAACCCAATGCCACAGGCAAAGCCAGGTCCAGCCCTTTGAGAAGGATACTTGACCCATTACTGAAGCCGAAGGCAGCCAGCTGCCATCACCATGTGGAACCATTACAGAGAGAATCAGTATCAATGGATAGAGCTTGCAAAAATTCTGGTGGAAGATTGGATTCTTCAACTGTGGACTCTGggaaattaaaattagaaacaaCAGTTCAAGCTCTTCTGCGAGTTGCGATTAAAAATGACCAGCCTCTGATCACATTTGCAGTTGATAATGGCACTGATATTCTTGCGGCCACAATGAAGAAGTTAAGTACCTCAAGAAGGGGTGACTACAACTCAATTTATACATTCTTCACCATTCGAGAAGtcaagaagaaaaatgggagtTGGATGAATCAAGGAGGTAGAAGCAAAGGCAAAGGTCCTAATTACATTCCTAATGTCATTGCGCAAATGAAGGTTTCTGATTCCGAGTTTTCCAATTTGATTGGACAGCCTTGTATGGATCATTTCAGTACGAGAGAATTTGTTCTGTTTTCTGTGGACCTAaagcaagaagatcaacaaactTCTGACTTCCAGCCAAATGATGAGCTTGCAGCTGTTGTTGTCAAAATTCCAAATTGCATCACTAGAAGTTCCGTAACAGGTTCAAAAGAGTGGTTGCCTGGGATGGGAGGTTATTCCAGCACTGGGGAACACACCAAGAAGCTGCCTTTCATCGGTATTAAGGATCTTTTTAGTGCTACAGTCATACTTCCAAGTGGTGTGCATAGTATACCAAGTAAGGGAGGACCTTCATCGCTGATTGAACGCTGGAAATCTGGGGGATTATGCGACTGTGGAGGGTGGGATTTGGGCTGCAAACTTCAGATTCTTACTAACCAGAATCATAGCAATAAGAAATTGGGTTCATCTAAAGTTTGTTCCACAAGAGATAAAATTGAGCTTTTCTGTCAG GAAGGAGTTCAATTAAACCAGCCCCTCTTCAGTTTGGCCCCATTCAAGGACGAGATCTATTCAGTTGAGTTCAATTCTTCCCTCTCAAATTTACAAGCATTCTCCATTTGTATAGCAGTTTTAGACAGTAAGAAACCATGTGAGCTTTCAGAACCAACTGACTCTTCGGAAGGAAAAACTTTAGAAGAAACAATATCAATGCAAAATGATAGAATAAAGGCTCCAAATCAAACTGAAGAACTTCCTGCAAGATATGTCTCATATCCACCCCTTTCTCCAGTTGGGAGGGTGTAG
- the LOC121239094 gene encoding uncharacterized protein LOC121239094 isoform X1, translated as MAVFRLCISGTDSEDICSMEYHSELKSNSGDRQHLETSGKPLLPQASQSVKLRERVNPEKPNLSYADLHHEITENAKDIPPKSSDNLQKQQNGRKATEEDELVKYMSNLPSYLERGEKLQEKVLNVGVLDWGRLEKWHHGHKQVADESSQYSQSSSSTSSSFSTDGSSAHSSRGHSRSPARPRTRHPSLHCHLMESPIEGHSQDVQALRESAGKFQDLKSAESNILSGQRKFIDQPLCNTVIKQEEYKRKDPDPKINQDSGFIPNNLNYEVASCTKLKKKIQDGEIKKRAEKVREPKSNNIDQDVSAKRETVVLLLPRDLPQKHHSGMTRFADLTALLGRRSAEASQRRFSERSNEICREVNSDIPHSCPLPFEVDSEHTHLKQPGTIDVESVNFSSNTSIPMSRSAKVGISPSRSRNFGEKKSAVIRTNKTNEPSKGSDLNINKFTDEKVRNSSPFRRLSIDLGKMSGSTSTKEGLDTQHTGSKYTSDKTVAYACSDVSNNDKPNATGKARSSPLRRILDPLLKPKAASCHHHVEPLQRESVSMDRACKNSGGRLDSSTVDSGKLKLETTVQALLRVAIKNDQPLITFAVDNGTDILAATMKKLSTSRRGDYNSIYTFFTIREVKKKNGSWMNQGGRSKGKGPNYIPNVIAQMKVSDSEFSNLIGQPCMDHFSTREFVLFSVDLKQEDQQTSDFQPNDELAAVVVKIPNCITRSSVTGSKEWLPGMGGYSSTGEHTKKLPFIGIKDLFSATVILPSGVHSIPSKGGPSSLIERWKSGGLCDCGGWDLGCKLQILTNQNHSNKKLGSSKVCSTRDKIELFCQEGVQLNQPLFSLAPFKDEIYSVEFNSSLSNLQAFSICIAVLDSKKPCELSEPTDSSEGKTLEETISMQNDRIKAPNQTEELPARYVSYPPLSPVGRV; from the exons AAGACATCTGTTCTATGGAATATCATTCAGAGCTTAAAAGCAATTCAGGTGATCGACAACATCTAGAAACTTCTGGGAAGCCCTTACTGCCCCAAGCAAGTCAAAGTGTAAAGCTGCGAGAAAGGGTAAATCCTGAAAAGCCTAATCTATCGTATGCTGATCTTCATCATGAAATTACTGAGAATGCAAAGGACATCCCACCCAAATCTTCGGATAATCTCCAAAAACAACAGAATGGTAGGAAGGCAACCGAAGAAGATGAACTTGTGAAGTACATGTCAAATTTGCCAAGTTATctggagagaggagagaaactCCAGGAGAAAGTTTTAAATGTTGGGGTTCTTGACTGGGGGCGTCTTGAAAAATGGCACCATGGTCATAAACAGGTAGCAGATGAGAGCAGCCAGTATTCACAATCTAGTAGCagcacatcatcatcattttcgaCGGATGGTTCATCTGCTCATTCTAGCAGAGGTCATAGCCGCTCTCCTGCTCGTCCAAGGACACGACATCCTTCATTGCATTGCCATCTGATGGAATCTCCAATAGAAGGTCATTCTCAAGATGTCCAAGCCTTAAGGGAAAGTGCTGGAAAGTTTCAAGATCTTAAATCTGCAGAGAGTAACATCTTGAGTGGGCAGCGGAAGTTCATAGATCAGCCTCTTTGTAATACAGTAATCAAGCAGGAGGAGTACAAGAGAAAGGATCCAGACCCAAAGATTAATCAAGATAGTGGATTTATCCCAAACAACCTGAATTATGAGGTGGCATCATGTACAAAGTTAAAGAAAAAGATTCAGGATGGTGAAATTAAGAAGAGAGCAGAGAAGGTACGAGAACCAAAATCAAACAATATTGATCAAGATGTCTCTGCAAAACGTGAAACTGTTGTTCTCCTTCTGCCAAGGGATCTCCCCCAAAAACATCATTCCGGAATGACCCGGTTTGCCGATTTGACAGCATTGTTAGGTCGAAGATCAGCAGAAGCAAGTCAAAGGAGATTCTCTGAGAGATCTAATGAGATATGCCGTGAGGTTAATTCTGACATCCCACACTCATGCCCGCTGCCTTTTGAAGTTGACAGTGAACACACTCACTTAAAGCAGCCTGGCACCATAGATGTGGAGAGTGTCAACTTTTCATCTAATACATCCATCCCAATGTCACGTTCAGCTAAAGTAGGAATCAGTCCGTCCAGATCCAGAAACTTTGGAGAGAAAAAATCGGCTGTAATAcgaacaaacaaaacaaatgaacCTTCGAAGGGGTCGGACTTGAACATAAACAAATTTACAGATGAAAAAGTAAGAAACTCTTCACCTTTCCGCCGACTTAGCATTGATTTGGGAAAGATGAGCGGAAGTACCAGCACCAAAGAGGGTCTAGATACACAGCATACaggctcaaaatatacttcagATAAAACTGTGGCTTATGCTTGCTCAGATGTGTCAAACAATGATAAACCCAATGCCACAGGCAAAGCCAGGTCCAGCCCTTTGAGAAGGATACTTGACCCATTACTGAAGCCGAAGGCAGCCAGCTGCCATCACCATGTGGAACCATTACAGAGAGAATCAGTATCAATGGATAGAGCTTGCAAAAATTCTGGTGGAAGATTGGATTCTTCAACTGTGGACTCTGggaaattaaaattagaaacaaCAGTTCAAGCTCTTCTGCGAGTTGCGATTAAAAATGACCAGCCTCTGATCACATTTGCAGTTGATAATGGCACTGATATTCTTGCGGCCACAATGAAGAAGTTAAGTACCTCAAGAAGGGGTGACTACAACTCAATTTATACATTCTTCACCATTCGAGAAGtcaagaagaaaaatgggagtTGGATGAATCAAGGAGGTAGAAGCAAAGGCAAAGGTCCTAATTACATTCCTAATGTCATTGCGCAAATGAAGGTTTCTGATTCCGAGTTTTCCAATTTGATTGGACAGCCTTGTATGGATCATTTCAGTACGAGAGAATTTGTTCTGTTTTCTGTGGACCTAaagcaagaagatcaacaaactTCTGACTTCCAGCCAAATGATGAGCTTGCAGCTGTTGTTGTCAAAATTCCAAATTGCATCACTAGAAGTTCCGTAACAGGTTCAAAAGAGTGGTTGCCTGGGATGGGAGGTTATTCCAGCACTGGGGAACACACCAAGAAGCTGCCTTTCATCGGTATTAAGGATCTTTTTAGTGCTACAGTCATACTTCCAAGTGGTGTGCATAGTATACCAAGTAAGGGAGGACCTTCATCGCTGATTGAACGCTGGAAATCTGGGGGATTATGCGACTGTGGAGGGTGGGATTTGGGCTGCAAACTTCAGATTCTTACTAACCAGAATCATAGCAATAAGAAATTGGGTTCATCTAAAGTTTGTTCCACAAGAGATAAAATTGAGCTTTTCTGTCAG GAAGGAGTTCAATTAAACCAGCCCCTCTTCAGTTTGGCCCCATTCAAGGACGAGATCTATTCAGTTGAGTTCAATTCTTCCCTCTCAAATTTACAAGCATTCTCCATTTGTATAGCAGTTTTAGACAGTAAGAAACCATGTGAGCTTTCAGAACCAACTGACTCTTCGGAAGGAAAAACTTTAGAAGAAACAATATCAATGCAAAATGATAGAATAAAGGCTCCAAATCAAACTGAAGAACTTCCTGCAAGATATGTCTCATATCCACCCCTTTCTCCAGTTGGGAGGGTGTAG